The Deltaproteobacteria bacterium genome window below encodes:
- a CDS encoding peptidase domain-containing ABC transporter, with protein sequence MSTAAHAASPIPAAPSVADYPALAQLGARRDRKRVPYVAQMQVAECGAACLTMVLQYFGRQARLDELRGVIGVGRDGATMGAIARAAERYGLHARGLRLDLADVRYLPRATILHWNLTHFVVFESCSRKGVTIVDPASGRRLVSWENFGKSFTGVALVLDTTASFEPLAAGGSRLWAYLKAMLGDRHSIGRVLTMSLLLRVLATALPLLTALVVDRIVPRADLGLLWLVAIGLFTVIVFQVVSQLVRAHLLLELRTRLDVRMSLGFLEHLIGLPLQFFQTRSAGDLMMRVNSNTEMREKLTSTTLSALLDGVLVLVYLGMIVAISPSIGAVVGVLAAVQVLLFWSTRRRYHDLMTQQLEAQAQSHGYLVQLIGGIETLKVAGAEREAVVRWSNMFTRSLNVGLERGRLEAAVGALLGAVKAGAPMVVLCVGASMAVAGDITLGVMLALNALAVGFLTPLGTLVDNLVSLQGLTSIIERIDDVMREAPEQDRAAVRPAPRLSGHIRCTNVSFRYAGGAPLAVRQASLVIEPGMKVALVGSSGSGKSTLASLILGLYTPESGSIEFDGCDLRQLDVRSVRRQMGIVTQDPYLFAGTIRDNIVLNCADAPPARVVRAAKLARIHQDIMAMPLGYDTPVAEGGSSLSGGQRQRLALARALCGEPAVLLLDEATSALDAATEAEISANLASLRCTQLVIAHRLSTVVGADLILVVEQGQIVEYGRHAELIARQGHYGRLIAAQTLGTPSPTGAALPGNTAGPRLAIGAS encoded by the coding sequence ATGTCGACTGCAGCCCACGCCGCCTCGCCGATCCCCGCCGCGCCCAGCGTCGCCGACTACCCGGCGCTGGCGCAGCTGGGTGCCCGCCGCGATCGCAAGCGCGTGCCCTACGTCGCGCAGATGCAGGTCGCCGAGTGCGGCGCGGCGTGCCTGACGATGGTGCTGCAGTACTTCGGCCGCCAGGCGCGGCTCGACGAGCTGCGCGGCGTCATCGGGGTCGGTCGCGACGGTGCGACCATGGGCGCCATCGCCCGCGCCGCCGAGCGCTACGGCCTGCACGCCCGCGGCCTGCGGCTCGACCTCGCCGACGTGCGCTACCTGCCGCGCGCGACGATCCTGCACTGGAACCTCACCCACTTCGTGGTGTTCGAGTCGTGCAGTCGCAAGGGCGTGACCATCGTCGATCCGGCGTCGGGTCGACGCCTGGTGTCGTGGGAGAACTTTGGCAAGTCGTTCACCGGCGTCGCGCTGGTGCTCGACACCACCGCCTCGTTCGAGCCGCTGGCGGCCGGCGGCTCGCGGCTGTGGGCCTACCTCAAGGCCATGCTCGGCGATCGCCACAGCATCGGTCGCGTCCTGACGATGTCGCTGCTGCTGCGGGTGCTGGCGACCGCGCTGCCGCTGCTGACCGCGCTGGTGGTCGACCGCATCGTACCGCGTGCCGACCTCGGGCTGCTGTGGCTGGTCGCGATCGGGCTGTTCACGGTGATCGTGTTCCAGGTGGTCTCGCAGCTGGTGCGCGCACACCTGCTGCTCGAGCTGCGCACGCGGCTCGACGTGCGGATGTCGCTGGGCTTCCTCGAGCACCTCATCGGACTGCCGCTGCAGTTCTTCCAGACCCGCTCGGCCGGCGACCTGATGATGCGCGTCAACAGCAACACCGAGATGCGCGAGAAGCTGACCTCGACCACGCTCTCGGCGCTGCTCGACGGCGTGCTGGTGCTGGTCTACCTGGGCATGATCGTGGCCATCAGCCCGAGCATCGGCGCGGTGGTCGGGGTGCTGGCGGCGGTGCAGGTGCTGCTGTTCTGGTCGACCCGTCGCCGCTACCACGACCTCATGACGCAGCAGCTCGAGGCCCAGGCGCAGTCGCACGGCTACCTCGTGCAGCTCATCGGCGGCATCGAGACCTTGAAGGTCGCGGGCGCCGAGCGCGAGGCGGTGGTGCGGTGGTCGAACATGTTCACGCGGTCGCTCAACGTCGGGCTCGAGCGCGGCCGCCTCGAGGCCGCGGTCGGGGCGTTGCTGGGCGCGGTGAAGGCCGGCGCGCCGATGGTGGTGCTGTGCGTCGGGGCGTCGATGGCGGTCGCCGGCGACATCACGCTCGGCGTGATGCTGGCCTTGAACGCGCTGGCGGTGGGCTTCCTGACGCCGCTTGGCACCTTGGTCGACAACCTGGTGTCGCTGCAGGGGCTGACCTCGATCATCGAGCGCATCGACGACGTGATGCGCGAGGCCCCCGAGCAGGACCGCGCGGCGGTGCGGCCGGCCCCGCGGCTGTCCGGCCACATCCGCTGCACCAACGTCTCGTTCCGCTACGCCGGCGGCGCGCCGCTGGCGGTGCGTCAGGCCTCGCTGGTGATCGAGCCCGGCATGAAGGTCGCGCTGGTCGGCAGCTCGGGCTCGGGCAAGTCGACGCTGGCGTCGCTCATCCTCGGGCTGTACACGCCCGAGTCGGGCAGCATCGAGTTCGACGGCTGCGATCTGCGGCAGCTCGACGTCCGCAGCGTGCGGCGGCAGATGGGCATCGTCACCCAGGATCCGTACCTCTTCGCCGGCACGATCCGCGACAACATCGTGCTCAACTGCGCCGACGCGCCGCCGGCCCGGGTGGTGCGGGCCGCCAAGCTCGCGCGGATCCACCAGGACATCATGGCGATGCCGCTGGGCTACGACACGCCGGTCGCCGAGGGCGGCTCGTCGCTGTCGGGCGGGCAGCGCCAGCGGCTGGCGCTGGCGCGGGCGCTGTGCGGCGAGCCGGCGGTGCTGCTGCTCGACGAGGCCACCAGCGCGCTCGATGCCGCGACCGAGGCCGAGATCAGCGCGAACCTGGCGTCGCTGCGCTGCACGCAGCTGGTGATCGCCCATCGCCTGAGCACGGTGGTCGGTGCCGATCTGATCCTCGTGGTCGAGCAGGGGCAGATCGTCGAGTACGGCCGGCACGCCGAGCTCATCGCGCGCCAGGGCCACTACGGGCGATTGATCGCCGCGCAGACCCTCGGCACGCCGTCGCCCACGGGCGCGGCGTTGCCCGGCAACACGGCTGGCCCACGGCTGGCGATCGGAGCGTCGTGA
- the truB gene encoding tRNA pseudouridine(55) synthase TruB — translation MAIEAHHGVLVVDKPAGPSSHDVVAWVRWALRQRSVGHCGTLDPPATGVLVICVGEATKLAARLVDDDKRYLASVAFGRSTTTGDAEGETIASVELDADVLPRAVAVAPTLVGAFAWAPPNVSAIREHGVRAHARVRAGEDFELPARAMRIDALQVGAIDADAGAIDIDVAVGKGTYVRTLAEQWGKAIGVPAHLRSLRRVAAGDFAVDEPGAVGGLVAIAGPPRPDGKPRWRVTLGDGDRDRTGAILAAALMPADVALARRDPIVRARDPDAFARLCRGQPMPWATLDPGGPPPPWGAVGARLDSAVGAAQALVLATLRPAADAGDAPVVHPQRVLDPGCATVREPPPARPPEGPAPA, via the coding sequence GTGGCGATCGAGGCCCACCACGGCGTGCTCGTGGTCGACAAGCCCGCCGGGCCCAGCTCCCACGACGTGGTCGCGTGGGTGCGCTGGGCGCTGCGGCAGCGCAGCGTGGGTCACTGCGGCACGCTCGATCCCCCGGCGACCGGCGTGCTGGTGATCTGCGTCGGCGAGGCCACCAAGCTGGCGGCGCGCCTGGTCGACGACGACAAGCGCTACCTCGCGAGCGTCGCGTTCGGGCGCAGCACCACCACCGGCGACGCCGAGGGCGAAACGATCGCGTCGGTCGAGCTCGACGCCGACGTGCTGCCGCGCGCGGTCGCGGTCGCACCCACGCTGGTCGGCGCGTTCGCGTGGGCACCGCCCAACGTCTCGGCGATCCGCGAGCACGGCGTGCGGGCCCACGCCCGCGTGCGCGCCGGTGAGGACTTCGAGCTGCCCGCCCGCGCGATGCGGATCGATGCGCTGCAGGTCGGCGCGATCGATGCCGACGCGGGCGCGATCGACATCGACGTCGCGGTCGGCAAGGGCACCTACGTACGCACGCTGGCCGAGCAGTGGGGCAAGGCCATCGGCGTGCCGGCGCACCTGCGATCGCTGCGTCGGGTCGCGGCTGGCGACTTCGCGGTCGACGAGCCCGGGGCGGTCGGGGGCCTCGTCGCGATCGCCGGCCCACCGCGCCCCGATGGTAAGCCGCGCTGGCGCGTGACCCTGGGCGATGGCGATCGCGATCGCACCGGGGCGATCCTCGCGGCCGCGTTGATGCCCGCCGACGTCGCGCTCGCGCGCCGGGATCCGATCGTGCGCGCGCGGGATCCCGACGCGTTCGCACGGCTGTGCCGCGGCCAGCCGATGCCCTGGGCGACCCTCGACCCCGGCGGCCCGCCGCCGCCATGGGGGGCCGTCGGGGCTCGGCTCGATTCCGCCGTGGGGGCCGCCCAGGCGCTCGTGCTTGCGACGCTGCGCCCCGCCGCAGACGCCGGCGACGCGCCCGTCGTGCACCCCCAGCGGGTGCTCGATCCGGGCTGCGCGACCGTGCGCGAGCCCCCGCCGGCACGCCCGCCCGAGGGCCCCGCGCCGGCTTGA
- the rpsO gene encoding 30S ribosomal protein S15, whose translation MLSNDRKAETIGKFRRAPDDTGSPEVQIALLSQRITYLTDHFRTHRKDFHSRRGLLKLVGQRRRLLDYLRAQDVERYRTVITALNIRK comes from the coding sequence ATGCTTTCGAACGACCGCAAGGCCGAGACCATCGGCAAGTTCCGCCGCGCTCCCGACGACACCGGCTCCCCGGAGGTCCAGATCGCGCTGCTCAGCCAGCGCATCACGTACCTCACGGACCACTTCCGCACGCACCGCAAGGACTTCCACTCGCGTCGCGGCCTCCTGAAGCTGGTCGGCCAGCGTCGCCGACTGCTCGACTACCTGCGCGCGCAGGACGTCGAGCGCTACCGCACCGTCATCACGGCGCTCAACATCCGCAAGTGA
- a CDS encoding SUMF1/EgtB/PvdO family nonheme iron enzyme, with translation MGPSRGDTICGNVVIEALAPMHFGAMALGPVHVARSPTEPRLWLVTVERTLLPRSVDVSRFMAGVGELATASIRGAVPLVLVDREADFCVVGYRAPASSHTLAQRAEAGPDLDEARDLARSLALTLADLHHRGFVHGLVTPTTVVMIDDTWQTWEYGIAGLFADARLAPRVRPLGGDALAPEVRVEGVVSAASDVYGWAAAVACLWTGEIGAEAVAAVQDGDDDDPLANLLRACLESIPELRPRDGLELCERLRGLGLLDDRAPSPAGASRSGRFGLPGERVQPSAEPDEFSFADLNEPDVAPAVPSQAAPPEAVIEMLVLGPDEDLGDDEPTTTAAPEVWRELAEQYLAGGAEAAARATEEPGAIAATPTVDPATLTVVPTLRRPAEIARVALVRTRVRTGPQTRLPRDEFAAAGSFEIPDEPLAEPTVPPRAASDARDLPLGGGEEDDWHDDAPVFDLDAEGGPRQVSRTDLPSESDPIALEPLEGDVSWPPRARTEAAPDPAWGEPTPIDGLGSARLRAAPPPSEWGEPTPTVGLGSRDDDDDDDDELFAARSGSSSLDAAAARAGTPEPVRTADSGRLRGPERGTPEPERAGDSGARARGPERVAAADSGKLALDRDVDPRRRTPDPEADRASDSGRRRAGERPQAPTPSGLELDRPRAAGGSAEPSRRSSDEVAAPAGERAGRPAAKATIDRPPSRSHPAISASALALPARPRSGTTVAWTICAAALVLALGTTLSLARHRGGLSQLLTGDDAPIGETAASAVVEPTRRAPSEPVAAPPRTCPEEMRAIEADAKPGVCMDQGEFPGLRQIPRTQINLAEARAACRDRGARLCTMEEWRTACRGPHNWRHPYGQRGELDRCNGASSSGAVQDLSRSGARDRCVTPGEHYDLEGNVAEWVEDGLALGGDSATRSPSCDARLRPSADTRAPTVGLRCCLDLAP, from the coding sequence ATGGGGCCGAGTCGAGGCGACACCATCTGCGGCAACGTCGTGATCGAAGCGTTGGCGCCGATGCACTTCGGTGCGATGGCGCTGGGCCCGGTCCACGTCGCGCGCAGCCCCACCGAGCCACGTTTGTGGCTGGTCACGGTCGAGCGCACGTTGCTGCCGCGCAGCGTCGACGTCTCGCGCTTCATGGCCGGTGTCGGCGAGCTCGCGACCGCGTCGATCCGCGGTGCGGTGCCGCTGGTGTTGGTCGATCGCGAGGCGGACTTCTGCGTGGTCGGCTACCGCGCGCCGGCGTCGTCGCACACGCTCGCGCAGCGGGCCGAGGCCGGCCCCGACCTCGACGAGGCCCGCGACCTCGCACGGTCGTTGGCGCTGACGCTCGCCGATCTCCATCACCGCGGCTTCGTGCACGGCCTCGTCACGCCGACCACGGTCGTGATGATCGACGACACGTGGCAGACGTGGGAGTACGGCATCGCGGGCCTGTTTGCCGACGCGCGCTTGGCCCCGCGCGTACGGCCGCTCGGCGGCGACGCCCTCGCGCCCGAGGTCCGCGTCGAAGGGGTCGTGTCGGCGGCGAGCGACGTGTACGGCTGGGCCGCCGCGGTCGCGTGCCTGTGGACCGGCGAGATCGGTGCCGAGGCGGTCGCCGCGGTGCAGGACGGCGACGACGACGACCCGCTGGCGAACCTGCTGCGCGCGTGCCTCGAGTCCATCCCAGAGCTGCGCCCACGTGACGGACTCGAGCTGTGCGAGCGCCTGCGTGGGCTCGGGCTGCTCGACGATCGCGCCCCATCGCCGGCGGGCGCGAGTCGCAGCGGCCGCTTCGGATTGCCCGGCGAGCGCGTGCAACCTTCGGCGGAGCCCGACGAGTTCTCGTTCGCCGACCTCAACGAGCCCGACGTCGCACCCGCGGTGCCGAGCCAGGCTGCACCGCCCGAAGCGGTGATCGAGATGCTGGTGCTCGGGCCCGACGAGGACCTCGGCGACGACGAGCCCACCACCACGGCGGCGCCCGAGGTCTGGCGCGAGCTCGCCGAGCAGTACCTCGCCGGCGGTGCCGAGGCCGCTGCACGCGCGACCGAGGAGCCCGGTGCGATCGCGGCGACGCCGACCGTCGATCCCGCGACCCTGACGGTGGTGCCGACGCTGCGACGTCCGGCCGAGATTGCCCGCGTCGCACTGGTGCGCACGCGCGTGCGAACCGGGCCGCAGACTCGGCTGCCGCGCGACGAGTTCGCCGCCGCGGGGAGCTTCGAGATCCCCGACGAGCCACTCGCGGAGCCGACCGTGCCGCCGCGCGCCGCGAGCGATGCCCGCGACCTGCCGCTCGGTGGCGGCGAGGAGGACGACTGGCACGACGATGCGCCGGTGTTCGACCTCGACGCCGAGGGCGGTCCGCGACAGGTCTCGCGCACGGACCTGCCGTCGGAATCGGATCCCATCGCCCTCGAGCCGCTGGAGGGCGACGTCAGCTGGCCGCCCCGCGCCCGCACCGAGGCCGCGCCCGACCCTGCGTGGGGCGAGCCCACGCCGATCGACGGGCTCGGCAGTGCACGCCTGCGCGCGGCGCCACCACCCAGCGAGTGGGGCGAGCCCACGCCGACCGTCGGGCTCGGCAGTCGCGACGACGACGACGACGACGACGACGAGCTGTTCGCCGCGCGCAGCGGATCGTCGTCGCTCGACGCCGCGGCGGCGCGGGCGGGCACGCCCGAGCCGGTGCGCACCGCCGACAGCGGACGTCTGCGTGGACCCGAGCGCGGCACGCCCGAGCCCGAGCGCGCCGGCGACAGCGGTGCGCGAGCCCGCGGGCCCGAGCGCGTGGCGGCGGCGGACAGCGGCAAGCTCGCGCTGGATCGCGACGTCGACCCGCGTCGACGCACGCCCGATCCCGAGGCTGATCGCGCCAGCGACAGCGGCCGCCGCCGCGCGGGGGAGCGCCCGCAGGCGCCCACGCCCAGCGGGCTCGAGCTCGATCGGCCGCGGGCCGCGGGCGGCAGCGCCGAGCCGTCGCGCCGCAGCTCCGACGAGGTCGCGGCGCCAGCCGGCGAGCGGGCCGGGCGGCCGGCAGCGAAGGCCACGATCGATCGTCCCCCGTCGCGTTCGCACCCGGCGATCTCGGCCTCTGCGCTGGCCCTGCCGGCGCGTCCGCGCTCCGGCACCACGGTCGCGTGGACCATCTGCGCCGCCGCGCTGGTGCTGGCGCTCGGCACCACGCTGTCGCTGGCGCGCCACCGCGGCGGACTCTCGCAGCTGCTCACCGGTGACGACGCGCCGATCGGTGAGACCGCGGCCTCGGCCGTCGTCGAGCCGACCCGGCGCGCACCGAGCGAGCCGGTTGCGGCGCCGCCCCGGACGTGCCCCGAGGAGATGCGCGCGATCGAGGCCGACGCCAAGCCGGGCGTGTGCATGGACCAGGGCGAGTTCCCCGGTCTGCGCCAGATCCCGCGCACGCAGATCAATCTCGCCGAGGCGCGCGCCGCCTGCCGCGATCGCGGCGCGCGGCTGTGCACGATGGAGGAGTGGCGCACCGCGTGCCGCGGCCCGCACAACTGGCGTCATCCGTACGGTCAGCGCGGCGAGCTCGATCGCTGCAACGGCGCATCCTCGTCGGGCGCGGTGCAGGACCTGAGCCGCAGCGGTGCGCGCGATCGATGCGTGACCCCCGGCGAGCACTACGATCTCGAGGGCAACGTCGCCGAGTGGGTCGAGGACGGGCTCGCGTTGGGCGGTGACTCGGCGACCCGCTCGCCGTCGTGCGACGCGCGGCTGCGGCCGTCGGCGGACACGCGCGCGCCCACGGTGGGATTGCGCTGCTGCCTCGACCTCGCGCCGTGA
- the dut gene encoding dUTP diphosphatase: MTLRVEIELLHAGAWMPARMTELAAGYDLAACLGGQEIELVPGARARVPTGLRLAIPAGYEGQVRPRSGWAAKSGVTVLNAPGTIDADFRGELQVLLVNLGHEAVTVRDGDRIAQLVIAPVCAVAFETVDVLTPSDRGEGGFGSTGV; encoded by the coding sequence ATGACGCTGCGGGTCGAGATCGAGCTGCTGCACGCGGGCGCGTGGATGCCCGCGCGCATGACCGAGCTCGCCGCGGGTTACGACCTCGCGGCGTGCCTCGGTGGCCAAGAGATCGAGCTCGTCCCGGGCGCTCGCGCACGGGTGCCGACCGGGCTGCGTCTCGCGATCCCGGCCGGCTACGAGGGCCAGGTGCGTCCGCGTTCGGGCTGGGCCGCGAAATCCGGCGTCACCGTGCTGAACGCCCCCGGCACCATCGACGCCGATTTCCGTGGCGAGCTGCAGGTGCTGTTGGTCAACCTCGGGCACGAGGCCGTGACCGTGCGCGACGGTGATCGCATCGCGCAGCTCGTGATCGCACCGGTGTGTGCGGTCGCCTTCGAGACCGTCGATGTGCTGACGCCCTCGGACCGCGGCGAGGGCGGCTTCGGCAGCACCGGGGTGTGA
- a CDS encoding polyribonucleotide nucleotidyltransferase, giving the protein MNIITESCQIGNATISIETGKMAKQANSVVVRLGDTAVLVTAVSAQEPKLLPFLPLTVEYRENAFAGGKIPGGYFKREGRPSEAETLTCRVIDRPIRPLFPKGWRFDTQVIGHVLSHDRVHEPDVLAITGASAALTISDAHWEGPIAGVRVARIGGQFVAFPTWEQMAAADILLVVGVSKDAIVMVEGGGEQVPEAAMIDALMFAKDAARPLIELQERLRERAGKPKRAWAPPSVDEAFMAEVMAFAEPRMKPALSIKGKHERRDTVAAIEKETHEKFLAAHPTRGDEIANALAKLEKKIVRKSVIDTHVRIDGRGLEDVRPLHIEVHPFERPHGSAIFQRGETQAYATCTLGTEYDAQRLDTLRGDVKRTFMLHYNFPPYSTGEAKPMRGSSRREVGHGALAERALKWVVPDAKAFPYVVRVVSDTMESNGSSSMASVCGGCLAMMDAGVPIKAPVAGIAMGLMQEGDKIAVLTDILGDEDHLGDMDFKVTGTATGITALQMDIKVQGLTRKILEDALEQARKARLHILGAMLEVLPTHRSDISRFAPRIVTVQVKVDRIRDIIGPGGKMIRAIIEQTGAQINIDDHGLITIASESIESIEKAKRIIDGITAEAEIGAYYQGVVTRTTDFGAFVEILPGTDGLVHISELENRRVQTVTEVVKEGDEVVVKVLNIDPTGKIRLSRKAAFGVDPSEVLNMRG; this is encoded by the coding sequence ATGAACATCATCACCGAGTCCTGCCAGATCGGCAACGCCACGATCTCGATCGAGACCGGCAAGATGGCGAAGCAGGCCAACTCCGTGGTCGTCCGCCTCGGCGACACCGCGGTCCTGGTCACCGCCGTGTCGGCGCAGGAGCCCAAGCTGCTGCCGTTCCTGCCGCTCACCGTCGAGTACCGCGAGAACGCCTTCGCCGGCGGCAAGATCCCCGGCGGCTACTTCAAGCGCGAAGGTCGTCCCAGCGAGGCCGAGACGCTGACCTGCCGCGTCATCGATCGCCCGATCCGCCCGCTGTTCCCCAAGGGCTGGCGCTTCGACACCCAGGTCATCGGCCACGTGCTCTCGCACGACCGCGTGCACGAGCCCGACGTGCTCGCGATCACCGGCGCCTCGGCGGCGCTGACCATCTCCGACGCCCACTGGGAGGGTCCGATCGCCGGCGTCCGCGTCGCGCGGATCGGCGGCCAGTTCGTCGCGTTCCCGACCTGGGAGCAGATGGCCGCGGCCGACATCCTGCTGGTGGTCGGCGTCAGCAAGGATGCGATCGTCATGGTCGAGGGCGGCGGCGAGCAGGTCCCCGAGGCCGCGATGATCGACGCGCTGATGTTCGCCAAGGACGCCGCGCGTCCGCTCATCGAGCTGCAGGAGCGCCTGCGCGAGCGCGCTGGCAAGCCCAAGCGCGCCTGGGCGCCGCCGTCGGTCGACGAGGCGTTCATGGCCGAGGTCATGGCGTTCGCCGAGCCGCGCATGAAGCCGGCGCTGTCGATCAAGGGCAAGCACGAGCGCCGCGACACCGTCGCTGCGATCGAGAAGGAGACCCACGAGAAGTTCCTCGCGGCCCATCCCACCCGCGGCGACGAGATCGCGAACGCGCTCGCCAAGCTCGAGAAGAAGATCGTCCGCAAGAGCGTCATCGACACCCACGTGCGCATCGACGGCCGCGGGCTCGAGGACGTCCGCCCGCTGCACATCGAGGTGCACCCGTTCGAGCGCCCGCACGGCTCGGCGATCTTCCAGCGCGGCGAGACCCAGGCCTACGCGACCTGCACGCTCGGCACCGAGTACGACGCGCAGCGCCTCGACACCCTGCGTGGCGACGTCAAGCGCACGTTCATGCTGCACTACAACTTCCCGCCCTACTCGACGGGTGAGGCCAAGCCGATGCGCGGCAGCTCGCGCCGCGAGGTCGGCCACGGCGCGCTGGCCGAGCGCGCGCTCAAGTGGGTGGTGCCCGATGCCAAGGCGTTCCCGTACGTCGTGCGCGTCGTCAGCGACACCATGGAGAGCAACGGCTCCAGCTCGATGGCGTCGGTGTGCGGCGGCTGCCTGGCGATGATGGACGCCGGCGTGCCGATCAAGGCGCCGGTCGCCGGCATCGCGATGGGCCTGATGCAGGAGGGCGACAAGATCGCCGTGCTCACCGACATCCTCGGCGACGAGGACCACCTCGGCGACATGGACTTCAAGGTCACCGGCACCGCCACCGGCATCACCGCCCTGCAGATGGACATCAAGGTCCAGGGCCTGACCCGCAAGATCCTCGAGGACGCGCTCGAGCAGGCCCGCAAGGCCCGTCTGCACATCCTGGGCGCGATGCTCGAGGTGCTGCCGACGCACCGCTCGGACATCAGCCGCTTCGCGCCGCGCATCGTCACGGTGCAGGTCAAGGTCGACCGCATCCGCGACATCATCGGCCCCGGCGGCAAGATGATCCGCGCGATCATCGAGCAGACCGGCGCGCAGATCAACATCGACGACCACGGCCTCATCACCATCGCCTCGGAGAGCATCGAGTCGATCGAGAAGGCCAAGCGCATCATCGACGGCATCACCGCCGAGGCCGAGATCGGCGCCTACTATCAAGGCGTCGTCACGCGCACGACCGACTTCGGTGCGTTCGTCGAGATCCTGCCGGGCACCGACGGCCTCGTGCACATCTCGGAGCTCGAGAACCGCCGCGTGCAGACCGTCACCGAGGTCGTCAAGGAGGGCGACGAGGTGGTGGTGAAGGTGCTCAACATCGATCCGACCGGCAAGATCCGGCTGTCGCGCAAGGCTGCGTTCGGGGTCGACCCGAGCGAGGTCCTGAACATGCGCGGCTAG
- a CDS encoding efflux RND transporter periplasmic adaptor subunit → MTACAPRARSFVRRVLAACLGLTACGAPASSVTPAPASNTATATAEQPLVPVQPGWVAVLMPAKSIDVAPEFEGEIAELTVGVGQAVEQGGTLAKFDTDAAREELAIAKADLLAAKGAAAQAAAAAKGARRKFLTEQRLAAQGYSAAEAVADARAESGRTGGATSNAAGQVAAARARVDALERRLRETQLVAPFAGRVAVIYREQGALAGPGAPLVRLIDTSSTIVRFAVSPADAASLPTGTAVEVVVDWLPQALPARVHHSAPEIDAPTGMVFVEAEVDGMGGVDVPPQSPAWVRAKG, encoded by the coding sequence ATGACTGCGTGCGCACCCCGTGCTCGTTCGTTCGTGCGCCGCGTGCTCGCGGCGTGCTTGGGGCTGACCGCCTGCGGCGCGCCGGCCTCGAGCGTCACGCCGGCGCCGGCCTCGAACACGGCCACCGCCACGGCCGAGCAACCACTGGTGCCGGTGCAGCCGGGCTGGGTGGCGGTGCTGATGCCGGCGAAGTCGATCGATGTCGCGCCCGAGTTCGAGGGTGAGATCGCCGAGCTCACCGTCGGCGTGGGGCAGGCGGTCGAGCAGGGCGGCACGCTGGCGAAGTTCGACACCGATGCCGCGCGTGAAGAGCTCGCGATCGCCAAGGCCGATCTGCTGGCGGCCAAGGGCGCCGCGGCCCAGGCCGCCGCCGCGGCCAAGGGCGCGCGTCGCAAGTTCCTCACCGAGCAGCGCCTCGCCGCGCAGGGCTACAGCGCCGCCGAGGCGGTCGCCGACGCGCGGGCCGAGAGCGGTCGCACCGGCGGCGCGACCTCCAACGCCGCCGGCCAGGTCGCGGCCGCGCGCGCCCGCGTCGACGCGCTCGAACGTCGCCTGCGCGAGACCCAGCTGGTCGCGCCCTTCGCCGGTCGCGTGGCCGTGATCTACCGCGAGCAGGGTGCGCTCGCCGGCCCCGGCGCGCCGCTGGTGCGCCTCATCGACACCAGCAGCACCATCGTGCGCTTCGCGGTCTCGCCCGCCGACGCCGCGTCGCTACCGACCGGCACCGCGGTCGAGGTCGTGGTCGACTGGCTGCCGCAGGCGCTGCCCGCCCGCGTGCACCACAGCGCGCCGGAGATCGACGCGCCCACCGGGATGGTCTTCGTCGAGGCCGAGGTCGATGGCATGGGCGGGGTGGATGTGCCGCCGCAATCACCGGCGTGGGTGCGCGCGAAGGGCTGA